One window of Dermacentor albipictus isolate Rhodes 1998 colony chromosome 9, USDA_Dalb.pri_finalv2, whole genome shotgun sequence genomic DNA carries:
- the LOC139050203 gene encoding uncharacterized protein yields the protein MGMTPTWTGLIRHLNADSMVVAILNGAYSTEVVVGKGLKQGCPLSPLLYMLYTACVERTLLASRVGFVVERTSDGLTEQQALPGLLFADDIVLMAGNSGDIEQRHLQTLITSCAKALAPLGLHFNTKKSAVIASSGPEAPGSLTLPCGGLLPQATECRYLGVSLSAQQDYTAHHEKRLRRTSQRVSLILRRKFLWGFNRFIIVRELWKTVHVPALTFANAVPMPMPMRCGGLPNSADPRMAGTQPARCRETGYGLPRQRGKRGNPE from the coding sequence ATGGGGATGACTCCAACATGGACTGGGCTTATCAGACACCTCAATGCAGACAGCATGGTTGTAGCTATCCTGAACGGTGCCTACTCGACCGAGGTAGTGGTGGGCAAGGGTTTAAAACAGGGTTGCCCACTCTCGCCTTTACTCTATATGCTGTATACAGCATGTGTAGAGCGCACGCTATTGGCCTCCAGGGTAGGCTTTGTGGTGGAGAGAACTAGTGATGGGCTCACGGAGCAGCAAGCGTTGCCGGGGCtgttatttgcagatgacataGTGCTGATGGCGGGGAACAGTGGCGACATCGAACAGCGGCACCTGCAGACCCTCATCACCAGCTGTGCCAAAGCCTTAGCACCACTGGGACTGCACTTTAACACAAAGAAATCGGCAGTGATTGCCTCCTCTGGCCCTGAGGCACCCGGCTCGCTGACACTACCATGCGGAGGACTACTACCCCAGGCAACTGAGTGCCGATACCTCGGTGTGAGCTTAAGCGCGCAACAAGATTATACGGCACACCATGAAAAGCGTCTGAGAAGAACGTCCCAGCGAGTCAGCCTAATACTCCGCAGGAAGTTCCTGTGGGGATTCAATCGCTTCATCATCGTGCGAGAGCTGTGGAAAACCGTACACGTGCCTGCACTGACGTTTGCCAATGCAGTTCCAATGCCAATGCCAATGCGCTGTGGGGGTCTGCCTAACAGCGCAGACCCGAGAATGGCTGGAACGCAGCCAGCGCGCTGTAGGGAGACTGGCTACGGGCTGCCACGGCAACGTGGCAAACGAGGCAATCCAGAGTGA